AGCTGCTGCTACTAAAACCGATGTTTTTAAACGAATCATTTCAATGTATTCCTCAATAGAAACATCATTTCTTGTTTCGAAATCAATATCCAATTGTTGTCCGTCGCAAACTTCTAAAGCGGTTTTACTAAATAGCTTTGCTAGTTTTTGAAAGATATGAGGTGGATAATTCTCAAAATACTGATATGCTAAAATCAACATCGCATCTCCAGAAAGAATCCCTGTGTTTAAATTCCACTTTTCATGAACAGTTGCTTTACCTCTTCGTAAAGGAGCGTCGTCCATAATATCATCATGTACTAAGGTAAAGTTATGAAATACTTCTACCGCCAATGCTGTTGGCAAGGCTTTGGTATAGTCACCTGAAAAGATATCTGCAGCAATTAACGTTAAGATAGGTCGAATTCTTTTACCTCCTAACTGTAGAATATAGTCTATAGGTTGATATAAGTTTTGAGGCTCTCTAACTATTTTTTGAGATTCTAAATAATTTAAAAAATCGTTTTGATATTGTAATAAGTCCAAATCTGAAATTTTTGGTAAAAATAATGTAAAGAAATATGCTGTGTAAACTTAAATGTTAAAAAATGTTTAAAACTTTGGAAACTTTTTTTGTTTCTAAAGTTTCCTGCCATATCTTTGCCCTCGATTATGAAGGATAAAATTTTAGAAAAGGCAGGAGCAATGTTTTTGAGCTATGGGTTCAAAAGCGTAACGATGGATGATATAGCTAGTGAGTTGGCCATATCAAAAAAGACACTTTATAAGTATTTTTCAAACAAGAACGATTTGGTAG
The sequence above is a segment of the Tenacibaculum sp. 190130A14a genome. Coding sequences within it:
- a CDS encoding polyprenyl synthetase family protein; amino-acid sequence: MDLLQYQNDFLNYLESQKIVREPQNLYQPIDYILQLGGKRIRPILTLIAADIFSGDYTKALPTALAVEVFHNFTLVHDDIMDDAPLRRGKATVHEKWNLNTGILSGDAMLILAYQYFENYPPHIFQKLAKLFSKTALEVCDGQQLDIDFETRNDVSIEEYIEMIRLKTSVLVAAALKMGAIISEADEEQANHLYNYGLNLGIAFQLQDDYLDTYGDPKTFGKQVGGDIIENKKTYLYLKALEVASEEDKNTLVKLYNSEEQDNGAKVAAVTAIFNNNNITQHTQQLIEYYTNKSFESLSMLNISEKAKLGLRMFGENLMNRKV